In the genome of Hyphomonas sp. Mor2, one region contains:
- a CDS encoding AMP nucleosidase, with protein MTKLDNPKNIISELEKLYSEAVDALCSALQDFLQDGETPDPDARANGAFCYPELVIEYNPDGAPPPISRAFGKMSEAGTYSTTIAQPEFFSRYLSEQLELLLRDYDVTVSVRRSTTEIPYAYVWEQGQASGLDEINPAELAKWFPSPQLTDIGDEIADGELFEPYDHRPLALFDAARTDFSLKRLQHYTGTPVKHFQRYLLFTNYHRYVDAFVDWGLEQLGNGGRYQKLSVAGGLVVDGDTKDARKQISNAPWRRFQMPAYHLTAEDGSGITLVNIGVGPSNAKTITDHLAVLRPECWIMVGHCGGLRHSQTIGDYVLAHAYLRDDHVLDDVLSPDIPIPAIAEVQVALQEAAADVTGESGDDLKKRLRTGTVVTTDDRNWELRFTDSARRFNQSRAIAIDMESATIAANGFRLRVPYGVLLCVSDKPLHGEIKLPGAANKFYEKSIGQHLQIGVATLEKLASEGASLHSRKLRAFDEPPFR; from the coding sequence ACGCCCGCGCGAACGGGGCGTTCTGCTATCCGGAACTGGTCATAGAATACAATCCCGACGGCGCGCCGCCGCCCATTTCAAGGGCTTTTGGCAAAATGTCGGAAGCCGGCACCTATTCGACGACGATCGCGCAGCCGGAATTCTTCAGTCGATATCTGAGCGAGCAGCTGGAGCTGTTGCTACGGGACTATGACGTGACTGTTTCAGTGCGACGGTCGACGACAGAAATTCCCTATGCCTATGTCTGGGAACAAGGCCAGGCGAGTGGCCTTGATGAGATCAACCCGGCGGAACTCGCCAAATGGTTTCCCTCTCCGCAACTCACCGACATCGGCGACGAGATTGCCGATGGCGAGTTGTTCGAGCCCTATGACCATCGACCACTGGCCCTGTTTGATGCCGCGCGGACGGACTTCTCTCTCAAGCGCTTGCAGCACTATACCGGCACGCCGGTAAAGCATTTCCAACGCTATTTGCTGTTCACCAACTATCACCGCTATGTCGACGCCTTTGTTGACTGGGGGCTGGAGCAGCTTGGCAATGGCGGGCGCTATCAGAAATTGTCGGTGGCGGGTGGTCTGGTGGTCGATGGTGACACCAAGGATGCGCGCAAGCAGATCAGTAATGCGCCGTGGCGCCGTTTCCAGATGCCAGCCTACCACCTCACCGCTGAGGACGGCTCCGGTATCACGCTCGTCAATATCGGGGTCGGGCCGTCCAATGCGAAGACGATCACGGACCATCTTGCGGTGCTGCGTCCGGAATGCTGGATCATGGTCGGGCATTGCGGCGGTCTGCGCCACAGTCAGACTATCGGGGATTATGTCCTCGCCCACGCCTATCTGCGCGATGATCATGTGCTCGATGATGTGCTTTCGCCTGATATTCCAATCCCGGCCATCGCCGAGGTTCAGGTGGCGCTTCAGGAGGCCGCCGCCGATGTCACCGGCGAATCCGGCGATGATCTGAAAAAGCGCCTGCGCACGGGCACCGTGGTCACCACGGATGATCGCAACTGGGAGCTGCGCTTTACTGATAGTGCGCGCCGGTTCAACCAGTCGCGGGCGATTGCCATCGATATGGAAAGCGCGACGATTGCGGCGAATGGTTTCCGGCTACGCGTGCCCTATGGCGTTTTGCTGTGCGTGTCGGACAAGCCTCTGCACGGCGAGATCAAGCTGCCTGGCGCGGCGAACAAGTTCTACGAGAAATCGATTGGTCAGCATTTGCAGATTGGCGTTGCGACACTTGAGAAACTGGCCAGTGAAGGCGCGTCCCTGCATAGCCGCAAGCTGCGCGCCTTCGACGAGCCGCCCTTCCGATGA
- a CDS encoding M56 family metallopeptidase, giving the protein MSWTEFHPLVQEAILTTFAVGVLVLLVLVIRKPFAMRFGAKAAYLLWALPLARFVTPPLPGNWSLAGLLGFNRPTPVEETAAVNEWVWNPAAEVTAHVSVEADTAFTEPSVFPIPDAAAPTAAMGPSLLEAILAQAPLILTCVWFTGMVLWLGRSLYQQRQFLWLIKADSEPAEAATIAETARIAKQLGIKRVPDVRASLLCSGPLVTGLTKPVILLPMWFEEDYDAAERRDALVHELMHLKRRDLWAFQAAHIVAATQWFNPLAHVALHAFRTDQEAACDADVITRAKLSPAAYGRTLVKAARLARPSDRRIAAASLTLAHPIKERLIMMTHPTPTLRSRLMGGTLAVALGAGAIFATASCTSSVAQELDGAPQEQALNEDESHNVIVVDGTSDMSFAFTIDGETFSFDMADMPPMPPMPEMPAMPGFDGMAFEQDGNSFHFEFDTEKLKAMEDSPEFAEWEAKMEAWGEEMDAWGDVVEERAEAWAEQMEPQIERWAELHSENIENQIELMIERSELQAERAERLAERAQAQVDREAARADRKNIWIMRAHGDDEVSGGVEAPETRDFGNSDFEQVEVGSGISMVYTQDPNPSVTATLSRGSWDQVDVSVEDGTLTAKRKQGSNWGRRGPSLVVYAASPSLTSVDTASGAAFNGNVVATDLDVDASSGSSVSIEGACQTLNLDASSGSSISLEKLECTDAVVDASSGSSIRIYASTSVDVDASSGSIITVSGSPKDVTKDTSSGATVRIK; this is encoded by the coding sequence ATGAGCTGGACAGAATTTCACCCGCTGGTTCAGGAAGCCATTCTAACCACGTTTGCCGTCGGCGTTCTGGTACTGTTGGTCCTGGTGATCCGCAAACCGTTCGCTATGCGCTTCGGCGCCAAGGCCGCTTATTTACTCTGGGCGCTGCCTCTGGCGCGCTTTGTGACGCCGCCATTGCCCGGGAACTGGTCGCTGGCGGGTCTACTCGGGTTTAACCGACCCACGCCGGTCGAAGAAACGGCTGCGGTAAATGAGTGGGTCTGGAACCCGGCTGCAGAGGTCACCGCCCATGTTTCGGTCGAGGCTGACACAGCCTTTACCGAACCGTCTGTCTTCCCAATCCCTGACGCCGCTGCCCCGACAGCCGCGATGGGTCCAAGCTTGCTGGAGGCCATCCTGGCCCAGGCACCCCTGATCCTGACGTGTGTCTGGTTCACCGGGATGGTCCTCTGGCTTGGCCGCTCGCTGTATCAACAGCGCCAATTCCTCTGGCTGATCAAAGCCGACTCCGAACCCGCCGAAGCCGCAACTATCGCGGAGACCGCACGGATCGCCAAGCAGCTCGGCATCAAGCGCGTACCGGATGTCCGCGCCAGCCTGTTGTGCAGTGGTCCGCTGGTCACGGGTCTGACCAAGCCGGTCATCCTGCTGCCCATGTGGTTCGAGGAAGACTATGATGCTGCCGAGCGCCGCGATGCCCTGGTGCATGAGTTGATGCACCTGAAACGCCGCGACCTCTGGGCCTTCCAGGCGGCGCACATCGTCGCCGCGACGCAGTGGTTCAATCCACTGGCGCATGTCGCGCTCCACGCCTTCCGCACCGATCAGGAAGCGGCCTGCGATGCTGATGTGATCACCCGTGCGAAACTCTCTCCTGCCGCTTATGGCCGGACCCTGGTCAAGGCTGCGCGCCTGGCCCGCCCTTCAGATCGCCGCATCGCCGCGGCGAGCCTGACCCTCGCTCATCCAATAAAAGAAAGACTAATAATGATGACGCACCCCACTCCCACACTGCGAAGCCGACTGATGGGAGGCACGCTCGCCGTGGCTCTCGGTGCCGGCGCCATTTTCGCCACGGCCTCCTGCACCTCCTCGGTTGCCCAGGAACTTGACGGCGCGCCGCAAGAACAGGCCCTCAACGAAGACGAAAGCCACAATGTCATCGTCGTCGATGGTACCAGCGATATGAGTTTCGCCTTCACTATTGATGGAGAAACCTTCTCCTTCGATATGGCCGATATGCCTCCGATGCCACCCATGCCCGAAATGCCTGCCATGCCCGGGTTTGACGGAATGGCCTTCGAGCAGGACGGCAACAGCTTCCATTTCGAGTTTGACACCGAAAAGCTGAAAGCCATGGAAGACTCCCCTGAATTCGCCGAATGGGAAGCCAAAATGGAAGCCTGGGGCGAGGAAATGGATGCTTGGGGAGACGTCGTCGAGGAACGCGCAGAAGCCTGGGCCGAGCAGATGGAGCCACAGATCGAACGCTGGGCCGAACTGCACTCCGAAAACATTGAAAACCAGATCGAGCTGATGATCGAGCGCTCAGAACTGCAAGCCGAACGGGCCGAACGTCTGGCCGAGCGCGCTCAGGCTCAGGTCGATCGCGAAGCCGCGCGCGCAGATCGCAAGAATATCTGGATCATGCGTGCGCATGGCGATGATGAAGTATCTGGCGGCGTCGAGGCGCCTGAGACGCGCGACTTTGGAAACAGTGATTTCGAACAGGTCGAGGTCGGCAGCGGCATCTCCATGGTCTACACGCAGGATCCGAATCCATCTGTCACGGCTACTCTGTCTCGCGGCAGCTGGGACCAGGTAGATGTATCAGTGGAAGACGGCACCCTGACCGCTAAACGCAAGCAAGGCAGCAATTGGGGTCGCCGCGGGCCGAGCCTCGTCGTCTATGCCGCGTCGCCAAGCCTAACCTCTGTCGACACCGCGTCCGGGGCCGCATTCAACGGCAATGTCGTGGCAACCGACCTCGACGTTGACGCCTCGAGCGGCTCGTCTGTGAGCATTGAAGGGGCCTGCCAGACGCTCAATCTGGACGCCTCGTCTGGCTCCAGCATCTCGCTGGAAAAACTCGAATGCACGGATGCTGTCGTCGACGCCTCGAGCGGCTCTTCGATCCGCATCTATGCCTCGACCAGCGTCGATGTGGATGCGTCCAGCGGCTCGATCATCACCGTGAGCGGCAGCCCTAAAGATGTGACCAAAGACACATCCAGCGGCGCGACGGTCCGGATCAAATAG
- a CDS encoding carbon-nitrogen hydrolase family protein: MTDTVRLCAVQAAPALFDKRDSLEIALSWIDKAAQEKPDIIAFGEAWLPGYPFFIDSPLSDIWWQAAGELLKNGVRLDGPEVAALCKAAKRSGADLVIGVNELDPQTEATLYCTMLTIGKDGTLLNRHRKLKPTHHERSVWGDGDAKGLTPVQRDWGRLSSLNCWEHNAVLPAYALMAQGVDVHVAAWPGREPEQAPTQPVWARQLLLSRAFASQAGAWVICSAGLRMNAHVPERYQPLYEFDHNGGSAIIDPRGEVVAGLLRDEEGLLVTDADLALARACKVASDPAGHYSRPDLFRLEVDGREIYPGDRG, from the coding sequence ATGACTGATACTGTTCGTTTGTGTGCCGTACAGGCCGCGCCCGCTCTGTTTGACAAGCGAGATAGCCTCGAGATTGCGCTCAGCTGGATCGACAAGGCCGCGCAGGAAAAACCCGACATAATTGCATTTGGGGAAGCCTGGCTGCCGGGTTACCCGTTCTTTATCGACAGTCCGCTCTCGGATATCTGGTGGCAGGCGGCGGGTGAGTTGCTCAAGAATGGCGTGCGCCTGGACGGCCCGGAAGTCGCGGCACTGTGCAAGGCGGCGAAGCGTTCAGGGGCAGACCTGGTCATCGGGGTCAATGAACTCGATCCGCAAACCGAAGCCACGCTATATTGTACCATGCTGACCATCGGCAAGGATGGCACACTGCTCAACCGGCATCGCAAGCTCAAACCAACCCATCATGAACGATCCGTCTGGGGCGATGGTGATGCCAAGGGCCTGACACCGGTGCAACGGGACTGGGGGCGGCTCTCCAGCCTGAACTGCTGGGAGCATAATGCGGTGCTGCCCGCATACGCCCTGATGGCGCAAGGCGTGGATGTGCATGTCGCGGCCTGGCCGGGGCGCGAGCCGGAACAGGCCCCAACTCAGCCGGTCTGGGCCCGTCAATTGCTGCTCAGCCGGGCCTTTGCCAGTCAGGCGGGGGCCTGGGTGATCTGTTCAGCGGGATTGCGCATGAACGCGCACGTGCCGGAGCGTTATCAGCCGCTCTATGAGTTTGATCATAATGGCGGGTCGGCGATTATCGATCCGCGCGGCGAAGTCGTGGCCGGCTTGCTTAGAGATGAAGAGGGGCTTTTGGTCACCGACGCGGATCTGGCGCTCGCGCGGGCCTGCAAGGTGGCGAGCGACCCTGCCGGTCATTATTCGCGGCCAGACCTCTTCAGGCTGGAGGTCGATGGCCGCGAAATCTATCCCGGGGACCGGGGGTAA
- a CDS encoding glycosyltransferase family 2 protein — MPTLSIIVPMYNEEEAMDGFFKRVQRVLQTVTPSYEIICVNDGSRDLTLARLRQRAEQDERIKVVNLSRNFGKEIALSAGIDHATGDAVIPIDADLQDPPEVIPLMIAKWRAGAKLVLAKRRDRSSDGWLKRVTANGAYWLFSKLTHPRIPQNVGDFRLMDRDVVNAIKRLPERSRFMKGLFAWVGYEAEMVEYDREARSAGETKWNYWKLWNFALDGITSFSSLPLRIWSYLGFGVSLFAMAYLGFTVAKTMIFGLDVPGYASLMSVILFFNGIVLVGIGVIGEYLARIFTEVKARPLYIVSETIGLKAATATQDDLPHQKVG, encoded by the coding sequence ATGCCGACACTGTCCATCATTGTTCCGATGTATAATGAAGAAGAGGCCATGGATGGCTTTTTCAAACGGGTTCAACGTGTGCTCCAGACCGTGACCCCGTCTTATGAAATTATCTGCGTCAACGATGGCAGCCGCGACCTCACCCTGGCTCGATTGCGCCAGAGAGCGGAGCAGGACGAACGGATCAAAGTGGTCAATCTGTCCCGCAATTTTGGTAAGGAGATCGCGCTCTCAGCGGGGATTGATCATGCCACCGGCGACGCGGTGATTCCGATAGATGCCGATCTGCAGGACCCACCTGAAGTCATCCCATTGATGATCGCAAAATGGCGCGCCGGAGCGAAGCTCGTCCTCGCAAAGCGACGCGATCGCTCCTCCGATGGCTGGTTGAAGCGCGTCACGGCAAATGGTGCCTATTGGCTGTTCTCCAAGCTCACCCATCCGCGCATTCCGCAAAATGTCGGCGATTTTCGTCTGATGGACCGGGATGTCGTCAACGCGATCAAGCGCTTGCCAGAACGCTCGCGTTTCATGAAAGGCCTGTTCGCCTGGGTCGGCTATGAGGCCGAGATGGTCGAATATGACCGAGAAGCGCGCTCGGCAGGCGAGACGAAATGGAACTATTGGAAACTGTGGAACTTTGCCCTTGATGGCATCACTTCATTCTCCTCCCTGCCGCTGCGCATATGGTCCTATCTCGGCTTCGGCGTGAGCCTGTTCGCGATGGCGTATCTCGGGTTTACCGTCGCCAAGACCATGATTTTCGGGCTCGACGTGCCAGGCTATGCCTCACTGATGAGCGTCATTCTATTCTTCAATGGCATTGTGCTGGTCGGTATTGGCGTGATTGGCGAGTATCTCGCGCGCATTTTCACCGAGGTAAAAGCCCGCCCCCTCTACATCGTTTCCGAGACGATCGGTCTGAAGGCGGCGACGGCGACACAGGACGACCTGCCTCACCAAAAAGTCGGCTAG
- a CDS encoding pirin family protein, which yields MIEIRRFSDLGTFENDWLNAHYHFSFSHYYDPARLGHGKLRVWNDDTIKPQTGFPPHGHRDMEIITYVRTGAITHQDSMGNKGRTEAGDVQIMSAGRGIQHSEWNAENEDTTIFQLWIEPAEAGGDPDWGAKAFPKADRSGEWAVLASGRGEADALPIRQNAAVLGATLKAGESLDYEVKAGRYGYLVLAAGSIELNGETLHARDGAAITGAANLKLTGVEDAEIVFVDTI from the coding sequence ATGATTGAAATCAGACGCTTTTCCGATCTCGGCACGTTCGAGAATGACTGGCTGAACGCCCATTACCATTTCTCGTTTTCTCACTATTACGATCCGGCGCGCCTGGGACACGGCAAGCTGCGCGTATGGAATGATGATACGATCAAACCGCAAACCGGTTTTCCACCGCACGGCCACCGCGACATGGAAATCATTACCTATGTCCGCACCGGCGCGATCACGCACCAGGACTCCATGGGCAATAAAGGCCGGACAGAGGCGGGCGACGTCCAGATCATGAGCGCGGGTCGCGGCATCCAGCATTCGGAATGGAACGCTGAGAATGAAGACACGACGATCTTCCAGCTCTGGATCGAACCGGCTGAAGCGGGTGGTGACCCGGATTGGGGGGCCAAAGCCTTCCCCAAAGCCGACCGCTCGGGAGAGTGGGCGGTCCTGGCCAGCGGTCGCGGTGAAGCCGACGCTCTGCCGATCCGGCAAAATGCGGCTGTTCTCGGCGCTACGCTGAAGGCGGGCGAGAGCCTGGATTATGAGGTCAAGGCAGGTCGGTATGGCTATCTCGTCCTCGCGGCCGGCTCGATCGAGCTGAATGGGGAGACCCTTCATGCCCGCGACGGCGCCGCCATTACGGGGGCTGCGAACCTGAAACTGACCGGGGTCGAGGACGCTGAAATCGTGTTTGTGGACACGATTTAA
- a CDS encoding tyrosine-protein phosphatase — translation MSATQDQKDKPMQDRVKSFENVRNFRDFGGYQGADGAHVRTGVLFRSAQFGEASEADMAALQTYRIKVQADLRRPDERERHGHRWPGADVTVLSSDLGTASQAPHVRFLTEVAVDAPQARGWMVDYYREAPFKPQHIETFSAWFSAIAELESDEAAVVNCAAGKDRTGILCALTHHVLGVDRDTIFADYELTNEAANVAERLPEMARMFNQHIGKDFPDEVYHPFVGVSAEFLHGALDSIADRSGGLDAYLAETIGVGAAEKDRLRKKFLV, via the coding sequence ATGTCAGCGACGCAGGATCAGAAGGACAAGCCCATGCAGGACCGCGTCAAAAGCTTTGAGAATGTCCGAAACTTTCGCGATTTTGGCGGCTATCAAGGCGCCGATGGGGCACACGTGCGCACCGGGGTCCTGTTCCGTTCAGCGCAGTTTGGCGAGGCCAGCGAGGCCGATATGGCGGCGCTGCAAACCTATCGGATCAAAGTGCAGGCCGATCTTCGCCGCCCGGATGAGCGCGAACGTCATGGCCATCGCTGGCCAGGCGCGGATGTGACCGTCCTGTCCAGCGATCTCGGGACAGCTTCACAAGCCCCCCATGTTCGGTTCCTGACAGAAGTCGCCGTCGACGCGCCGCAGGCACGAGGCTGGATGGTGGATTATTATCGCGAGGCACCGTTCAAGCCGCAGCACATCGAAACCTTCTCAGCCTGGTTCTCAGCGATTGCAGAGCTCGAAAGCGATGAAGCCGCAGTGGTCAATTGCGCTGCTGGCAAGGACCGCACCGGGATTCTCTGCGCCTTGACCCATCACGTGCTGGGCGTTGATCGCGATACAATTTTTGCCGACTACGAGCTGACCAATGAGGCCGCTAATGTGGCCGAACGCTTGCCGGAAATGGCCCGCATGTTCAATCAGCATATCGGCAAGGACTTTCCCGATGAGGTTTACCATCCGTTCGTCGGGGTCAGTGCTGAATTCCTCCACGGCGCGCTGGACAGCATCGCTGATCGCTCAGGTGGTCTCGATGCTTACCTGGCCGAGACGATCGGCGTCGGGGCAGCGGAAAAGGATCGTCTGCGCAAGAAATTTCTGGTCTAG
- a CDS encoding YfhO family protein, with protein sequence MFHALKSHRRLVVCACLLSVGLLVFHGLTGTPEGNSYKYNLPWFDAFFSAFWQGDLYPRFSPELWYSMGALDFYFYGPLPFWMGSTLGAASCPGCDTATVFSLTGAWIVILSGISFFAFARRFFETRWAGFGAIAYTILPYHYIADWYDRQAVGELTAYIFIPLIALGATKLIEDRKGGVLFALSVAGLAFSHLPSTLIVGHLMAAIVIWAVVQLERFMDRVEMLARFAVWGGLGIALSAIYWVPALGLLGTVSPDMLATDYYDATRWLLLDGLPEITPETSNFVKACLALIVAVTVISGLILKQVKAPNALWLWIIGPSLFAFFCMTVFSYPIWKFWILNKVQFPWRTLIVGELSLALGSIVVARYVVQNWTGAQRLRAQVFAIVSIGLLATAYLVQAPRTLQTLEDSAVRAGTFEPVGTPEYVPPRTLELALTRFRAVANDSHTSEERFYLFFDEMERSAEIAKRAFQDDAPGATLTAHPHDRLTLTATLTEAADIRLPIAAWPYWRAETSDGRMLILGEDEALGLVTIHLPAGASEVDVYLATTPPERLGSLLSTLALILLIGGALLRQILLNSRPEKPLATSLR encoded by the coding sequence GTGTTTCATGCCCTGAAATCGCACCGGCGCCTGGTCGTCTGTGCCTGCCTGTTGAGTGTTGGCCTGCTGGTGTTCCATGGACTCACGGGCACGCCCGAAGGCAATTCCTACAAGTATAATCTGCCCTGGTTTGACGCCTTTTTCAGCGCCTTCTGGCAGGGCGACCTGTATCCACGATTCTCGCCGGAGCTGTGGTACAGCATGGGCGCACTGGACTTCTATTTCTACGGCCCTCTGCCTTTCTGGATGGGTTCAACACTCGGCGCCGCAAGCTGCCCGGGCTGCGATACGGCAACGGTGTTCTCGTTGACAGGCGCCTGGATTGTCATCCTTTCGGGCATTTCATTCTTCGCCTTCGCCCGCCGATTCTTCGAGACGAGATGGGCGGGGTTTGGTGCGATTGCCTACACGATCCTGCCTTATCACTACATCGCGGACTGGTATGATCGTCAGGCCGTTGGCGAGCTGACCGCCTACATCTTCATCCCGCTGATTGCGCTTGGCGCCACCAAGTTGATCGAGGATCGAAAAGGTGGCGTCTTGTTCGCCCTGAGCGTCGCCGGGCTCGCCTTCAGCCATTTGCCGTCAACGCTCATCGTCGGACATCTGATGGCAGCGATTGTGATCTGGGCCGTCGTTCAGCTGGAGCGCTTCATGGACCGGGTCGAGATGCTGGCCCGCTTCGCCGTGTGGGGCGGTCTCGGCATTGCGTTGAGCGCCATATACTGGGTTCCGGCCCTCGGCCTGCTTGGGACTGTGTCACCCGACATGCTGGCGACCGATTATTATGATGCGACCCGCTGGCTTCTGCTCGATGGCCTGCCGGAGATCACGCCGGAAACCTCCAATTTCGTCAAAGCCTGTCTGGCCCTGATCGTCGCCGTGACGGTCATCTCAGGCCTGATCTTGAAACAGGTAAAAGCCCCGAATGCGCTCTGGCTCTGGATCATTGGCCCCAGCCTGTTTGCCTTCTTCTGCATGACCGTATTTTCCTACCCGATCTGGAAGTTCTGGATTCTCAACAAGGTCCAATTCCCCTGGCGGACTCTGATCGTGGGTGAATTGTCGCTCGCGCTCGGAAGCATCGTGGTCGCGAGATATGTGGTTCAAAACTGGACCGGCGCGCAGCGGCTGCGGGCGCAGGTCTTCGCAATCGTTTCGATCGGGCTTCTGGCCACAGCCTATCTCGTCCAGGCCCCCCGGACCCTCCAGACCCTGGAAGACAGCGCCGTCCGCGCTGGAACTTTCGAGCCCGTCGGCACGCCTGAATATGTTCCGCCGAGAACGTTGGAACTCGCACTGACCAGATTTCGCGCGGTCGCCAATGACAGCCATACCAGCGAGGAACGGTTCTATCTCTTTTTCGACGAGATGGAGCGGAGCGCTGAAATCGCCAAGCGGGCCTTCCAGGACGATGCCCCGGGCGCGACCCTGACCGCGCATCCGCATGATCGCCTGACGCTGACAGCGACTCTCACGGAAGCCGCCGACATTCGCTTGCCGATCGCTGCGTGGCCCTATTGGCGGGCAGAGACATCCGATGGCCGGATGCTGATTCTGGGCGAAGATGAAGCATTGGGCCTTGTGACGATCCATCTGCCTGCAGGGGCCTCGGAAGTGGATGTCTATCTGGCGACGACACCGCCCGAGAGACTGGGTAGCCTGCTCAGTACACTCGCCTTGATCTTACTCATTGGCGGTGCGTTGCTTCGCCAGATCCTGCTTAATTCCAGACCCGAAAAGCCTTTGGCAACTTCTCTGCGCTAA
- a CDS encoding BlaI/MecI/CopY family transcriptional regulator, translating into MMSLQITPAELEIMKVLWKQPDIGASEIVDALDGEQDWSPRTVKTLLSRLVEKGALETEADGRRYLYRPTVAKRDYQKKEAGQLIDKLFGGRAAPLVAQLADARGLSDDDIEELEALLGRLKQ; encoded by the coding sequence ATGATGAGTCTACAAATCACGCCAGCCGAACTTGAAATCATGAAGGTGCTTTGGAAGCAGCCCGACATTGGTGCCTCCGAAATTGTCGATGCCCTGGACGGCGAACAGGATTGGAGTCCGCGGACCGTCAAGACGCTGCTGTCTCGCCTGGTCGAGAAGGGCGCGCTGGAGACCGAGGCTGATGGCCGGCGCTATCTCTACCGCCCGACCGTCGCCAAACGTGACTATCAGAAAAAGGAAGCCGGACAGCTGATTGACAAGCTGTTTGGTGGCCGCGCCGCCCCGCTGGTGGCGCAACTGGCTGATGCCCGCGGGCTCAGCGATGACGATATCGAAGAACTCGAAGCTTTGTTGGGGAGACTGAAGCAATGA